Within Planctomycetota bacterium, the genomic segment CGCGGCTGATGATGGGCGGCACGCAGGCGAAGGTTTCGACGTTGTTGATGTTGGTGGGCTTGCCGAAGGCGCCGGCCTGGGCGGGGAACGGGGGGCGGACGCGCGGCATGCCGCGCTTGCCTTCGATGGAGGCGATGAGCGCCGTCTCCTCGCCGCACACGAAGGCGCCCGCGCCCTGCTTGATCTTCAGGTGGAACGCGAAGGGGGTGCCGAGGATGCCGTCGCCCAGGAGGCCCAGCGCCTCGGCGTCGGCGATGGCCTTCGCGAGGTGCTGGATGGCGATGGGGTATTCGGCCCGGCAGTAGATGTAGCCGTGGTTGCAGCCGATGGCATAGGCGCCGATGAGCATGCCCTCGAGGATCGCGTGGGGGTCGCCCTCGCACACGCCGCGGTCCATGAAGGCGCCCGGGTCGCCCTCGTCGGCGTTGCAGATGAGGTACTTGGTGTCGCCGGCCGAGGCGCGGCAGAGCTGCCACTTTTTGCCGGTGGGGAAGCCGGCGCCGCCCCGGCCGCGCAGGCCGCTGGCGGCCACCTCGGCGATCACCTGGTCGGGCGTCATCGTGGTCAGGGCCTTGGCGGCCGCCTCGTAGCCGTCGAGGGCCAGATAGTCCTCGATGCTCTCGGGGTCGATCTGCCCGCAGTGGCGGAAGACGAGGCGCGTCTGGTTCCTGTAGAATGGGACGTCGCGCTCGAGGCGCACGGGCTGTTTGGTGGCAGGGTCCACATAGAGGAGGCGTTCGACCACCCGGCCCTCGAGGGTGGCCTGAACGATCTCGGGCACGTCCTCGGCCTTGACGCGCACGTAGAGGATGCCCTCGGGCCGGACGGCCAGGAGCGGCCCTGCCTCGCAGAAGCCGTGGCAGCCGGTGCGTTGGAAGCGCAGGCGGGCAGCGAGCTCGGGCCGGGCGGCGAACGCCTTGGCGAGCGCGTCGCGAACCGGCACGCTGCCCAGGGCGCGGCAGCCCGTGTCGCACAGGCACAGCGTGGTGAGTTGGCGGTGCGGCTGCTGCCGGATGCGCTCCTTGAGCGCCGACAGGTCAGCCGCCGAGTGCAGTCGTTCCATGGGGCTCCTCTGCGCGGGCCTGGCGAATGTAGTCGTCAATCACCGCGTCGGCCTGCTCGGGCGTGAGCCGCCCGAAGTACTTGTCGTCCACCATCATCACCGGCGACAGGGCGCAGCAGCCCACGCACGCGACGGTTTCGTAGGTGAAGAGCAGGTCGGGCGTGGTCTGGCCCTCTTTGACCTTGAGCTTGCTCTCGAGGAGGCGGCGGATCTGGCCCGAGCCGCGCACGTGGCAGGCCGTGCCGCGGCACACGCGGACGCGGTGGCGGCCCTGCGGCTCGAAGTAGAATTGGGCGTAGAAGCTGGCCACCCCCTTCACGGCCGCCTCGGGCACGTTGAGGTGGCGGGCCACGTCGGCCATCACGTCCGTCGGCAGGTAGCCGATGGCGGCTTGAGCATCCTGAAGAATCGGGATGAGGTCACTGCGGTCCGTGCCGTGCCGAGCCAGAACCTCTATCAGGGCGGGATGCATGCACTCTCCTGCTTCTTCCTCGTGGCCTCGAGCGAGTCCGCGGCGCACAGCTTCAGTAAAACCCAAAATGGGGCGGCCTGTCAAATGCGGATCACCGCAGGGACGAAGGGAGGGGAAAAGAAGCAAAGCAATGAACAGGTTGGACGCGTTGGACATGGGCGCGTCCGTCACGTCCATCGCGTCCATCACATGCACGGGGCGCACCCGCGGCACCGCACGGCTCACTTGGACCACGTGCTGCCAACGGAGATGTCCACCTTCAGCGGCACGCGGAGTGCCATCGCGGATTCCATCTCACCGCGCACGATGGCACAGACCGCGTCCACCTGGTCTGCGGGGACGTCGAAGACGAGTTCGTCGTGCACCTGGAGGATCATCCAGGCATCGGGGTGGCTCCTGCGGAGCGCCTCGTCGAGCCGCACCATGGCCACCTTGATGAGGTCGGCGGCGGAGCCCTGGATGGGGGTGTTGATCGCGGCCCGTTCGGCCGCCGAACGCGTGCCCTGGTTGGTGCTGTGGATCTCGGGAATGGGGCGTCGGCGGCCAAGGAGGGTGCTCACGAAGCCGTCGCGCGCGGCGGCCGCGATCGTGTCGTCCATGTACTTCTTGATGAGCGGGTAGCGGCGGAAGTAGCGCTCGATGAACTGCTGCGCCTCGGCCAGGGTGATGCCGGTGTCGTGCGCCAGGCGTTGCGGCCCCATGCCGTAGATGATGCCGAAGTTGATGGCCTTGGCCCGCGAGCGCATCTCGGGGGTCACCTGCTCGATGGGCGTCTCGAACACCTCGCTGGCGGTGCGGCGGTGAATGTCCTCGCCGCGGCGGAAGGCGCCCAGAAGGTTCTCGTCGCCCGTGTAGTGGGCCAGGATGCGTAGCTCGATCTGCGAGTAGTCGGCGCATACGAGGCGCCGCGAGGCGTCGCTGGGCACGAATGCCTCCCGGATGCGCTTGCCCACCTCGGTGCGGATCGGAATGTTCTGGAGGTTGGGGTCCGACGACGACAGGCGGCCGGTGGCCGTGACCGTCTGGTTGAACGACGTGTGAATCTTGCCCGTGCGCGGGTTCACCAGGGCGGGAAAGGCGTCCACATAGGTGCCCTTGAGTTTCGCCAGGGCGCGGTATTCGAGCAGACGCTGCACGATCGGCACGTCGGCAAAGTCCTCCAGCGCGCCCACACTCGTCCCATACCCGGTCTTGGTCTTCCGAACACGGCCTGCCTTGCTCTTGTGAATCTGGAGCTTGTCGAAGAGGATCGCGCCGAGCTGCTGGGTGGAGTTGACGTTGAACTCCTCGCCGGCGAGCTGATGAATCTCCGCCACCAGGGCGTCAATCTTCGCGGCGAATTCGCTCGACAGCGCCTGGAGGAGTTCCAGATTCACCCGTACCCCTCGGCTCTCCATGCGGGCCAGCACGCCCACGAGCGGCACCTCGACTTCGCGGTAGAGCTTCTCGACACCGGCCTCCCCCAGCTTCGGCAGGAAGAGGCGGTGGAGGCGCAGGGTCACGTCGGCGTCCTCGCAGGCGTACTCGGCTACCTTGGCCACCGGCACATCGCGCATGCTGATCTGGGCCTTGCCCTTGCCGAGGAGGTCGCTGGTCGGAATCTTCCGGATATTCAGGTGCTTAAGGGCCAGCAGGTCGAGGTTGTGCTGCCGCTGCGAGGGGTCGAGGAGGTACGACTCGACCATCGTGTCGAACGCGATACCCCGCACCTCGATGCCGTAGTTGGCGAGCACGACCATGTCGTACTTGATGTTCTGCCCGCCTTTGCGCGCCGCGGGGTCCTCCAGGATGGGCCGCAGGGGGTCGAGGATGTCATGGACCGGGCGTTCGGTGTCCGGTGCCGGGGGTTGGGGGTGAGGAACGCCTCGGCTGGCGCTGAAAAGCGGCAAGTCCTCCTCTGGGCGCGGTCCTCGGGCTTCCGCTCCGCACTCCGCATTCCGCACTCCGCACTCGCCAACCGGCACGTAGAAGGCCTCGCGCTCGCGGAAGGCGAACGACAGGCCGACGATCTCGGCCCGCGTCGGCTCGGTCGAGGTGGTTTCGAGGTCGAGCACGAACTCCTGCGCCTGCCTCAGGCGTTCGATCAGGGCGTCGAGCGCTCGCGCGTCGGCCACCGTGCGGTAGGCCACCTCGCCCGGCGCGGCGCCGACGAACTGGACCTTCTCGATAAGCGAGGGGAACTCCAACTCCTCGAAGAGCTTGAGCAGCCGTTGGGCGTCGGGGCTGCGGACTCCGAACTGCGCGGGGTCGAACACCACAGGGCTGTCGGTGTGGATCGTGACGAGTTCCTTCGAGAGCCGGCCCTTCTCGCCGCCCGCGAGGAGCCCCTCGCGCACCCGCTTGTTCCTGACCTCCGCCGCGTGCTCCAGCGCGCCCTCAAGCGAGCCGTAGGCCCGCACCAGCTCGAGGGCCGTCTTCTCCCCCACGCCCGGCACCCCGGGCACGTTGTCCGACGCGTCGCCCATCAGCCCCAGCACGTCCACCACCTTCTCGGGCGGCACCCCAAACCTCGCCTCCACGGCCGCCCGGTCAATCACCTCGTCCTCGCCCGACTTTTTCTTCAGGTCGAGGAGCTTCACGTGGTCGCTCACGAGCTGCATGAAGTCCTTATCCCCCGACACGATCAGGGCGTCCCACCCCGCGGCCTCGGCGCGGCGGGCGAGGGTGCCGATCACGTCGTCGGCCTCGAAGCCAGGGCACCGGATGCTCGGCAGGCCCAGCGCGGCCACCACCTCGTCCAGCAAGGGCAGTTGCTCGCGCATCTCGTCGGGCATCTTCTCGCGCGTCGCCTTGTAGTCGGGGAACCTCTGGTGCCGGAACGTCGGCTCCGGGCTGTCGAACACCACGGCGATCCGGTCGGGCGACTCCTTCTCGATCAGCCGCAGAACCGTCGAGGCGAAGCCGTAGATCGCGCTCGTGTTCTGCCCCTTCGAGTTGATCAGCGGATTGCGGATGAACGCGAAATACGAGCGATAGGCCAGCGCATGGCCGTCAATCAGAAACAGGCGGGGCCTTTCAGGCATCCAGGGTTCCTCTCGTGTTCTGCGGATTCTAGCAGCCCCGCCGCCGCACTGTCAAGGAACCGCCCGTCGCGATTCGCGGTTTGCCCCTTCTCGCCCAACGGTCCCAGACTCATACGGGTTCCGCCACTTCCGGCGCACCCGTTTGGCGATTGTCGCCCTTCCGGCTCAGACTCGCACGGGGTTCTCCGCTTCTCGACTCGAGAATCGCCGATTCCCCTCGTTCCGCCTGAGAGTCACGCAGAGTTTGCAGAGTCATGCGCCTCTTCGCGCGCCGGTTCCGCCCGCAGGCACCGCACCTCGTGGTCGCCTCAACGCGTGCCACAGCCTCACCCAAGTCGCGTGACTCCCCTGACACACCCGTCCGTGGGAGCCCCCCCGAAACCCGCCGTGGACACCGCGGACTCCATGGACACGGTAATCACGCCGCTTCGCACCGTCCACCGGCGTGGTCCCCTGAGCCTGCCGGCGGCGCCCCATGCGGCCAGAGCCACCCGCACGCCGTCGAGAGCATCAAGGAGGCCATCGCCCTCCACCGCGAGGCGAATGGAGCTGACCCAAGCACATCACGCCTGATCCACACCGCTCCGAAGCCGCGTGAATTGAACGAGTTCGGGGGACACCATACTTATCTCAATGTTGCTTGCGGGGAGTTCGGGGGACATCATACTTATCTCCTGGCTTGCTTGGGGCCGGGCCTCTGGCGCCGCAGGACGCGACCCAGCAAGCCTTCGAGCCGGAGGACATCCTCGTAGTTCGGGCGTAGTCCGGGGTAGTCCGGGGGACATCTTACTCATCTTGTTGTCCCCGACTCTGTGGATCCTCTGCGCTGTCCGTGCCCTCTGTGGTGATGTTCACGGCCCGGCGAGTTCGGGGGACATCATACTTATCTCCTGGCTTGCTTGGGGCCGGGCCTCTGGCGCCGCAGGACGCGACCCAGCAAGCCTTCGAGCCGGAGGACATCCTCGTAGTTCGGGCGTAGTCCGGGGTAGTCCGGGGGACATCTTACTCATCTTGTTGTCCCCGACTCTGTGGATCCTCTGCGCTGTCCGTGCCCTCTGTGGTGATGTTCACGGCCCTGCGGCGGTAAGGTGGTCGGATGACAGGGGGGTGCCCCCGGCGTCGAGGTCTTCGGCTTTGACGCTCCGCTTGCCGTGGACGATCTCGTTGATGCGTCGGGCGGGACGGTGATGTCCCTGGTGAGCCGGCACTGGCTGATGCCCATCGGCCGCAGGAACTCCTCAAGGGGAATCCCGCCGGGATGCACGAGGGCGGACCGCCCGGCCATGGCTATCCCCTGGCTTCCGATTCCCCCCTCACTTCGGCGAAGAGCCGGCAATGGGGACTCGGACGCGGTAGACTCCCCCGCCCTCTTTGGTGCGGGCGGTGACGAAGAGGGTCTTGCCGTCCGGCCCGCCGAAGCAGCAGTTGGTGCACTGGCCGGGGCAGGCGATCTTGGCGAGGAGCTTGCCGTCGGGGCTGACGACGTAGACCGCATCGGTGCCCGTCACATACAGGTTGCCCTCGGCGTCCACCTTCAGGCCGTCGCACACGCGGGTGCCGTGGAGGCCGAGGTTGATGAGCAGGCGGCCATTGGCCACCGTGCCGTCGGCCTGGACGTCGTAGACGTGGACCGTCCTGGCCTCCGAGTCGTCCACGTAGAGCCGCTTGCCGTCGGGCGAGAGGCCGATGCCGTTGGGCCGCCCAAGGTCCTTCACGACCAGGGCCAGCTTGCCATCGGGCGAGAGCCGGTAGACGCCCTCGAAGTCCAGCTCCCTATCCTCCCGCTTGACGCCGTAGGGCGGGTCGGTGAAGTAGATCGAGCCGTCGGCGGCGAGGGTGAGGTCGTTGGGGCTGTTGAGGCGCTTCCCCTCGAACTGGTCGGCGAGGACCGTCACCGTGCCGTCGGCCTCGGTGCGGGTGACGCGGCGGGCGCCGTGCTCGCAGGCGATGAGGCGCCCCTGGGCGTCGAAGGCCAGGCCGTTCGAGTTGTTGCTCGGGTCGCGGAAGGCGACCGGCTCCTTCCCCTCCTCCCATCGGTAGATGCGGTTGGCGGGGATGTCGCTGAAGAGGAGGAAGCCCTTGGCACTCCACGCAGGGCCTTCGGTGAACTTGAGGCCCTTGATGATCAACTCCGCGCTCTCGGGCCACTTCTCCGCCGCCCCTGCCGCCGCAGCCACCACGACCGCCAGCGCCAATGCCTTGCGCATCGGAGGCTCCTTTGCTTGTTTGACTCGCTCCCCCGCCCGGGCTACACTCCACGGCGCCCTCGCCACGCACCCGTGCAGGAGGCCAGCCATGCCCAGGATACTCGTGAAGGCGAAGAAAGTCCAGATGGCCGCCCAACTCAACGACACGCCGACGGCGCGGGCCATCTGGAATGCCCTGCCCATCGAGAGCATCGCCCGCCTGTGGGGCAAGGAGGTCTACTTCGAAATCCCCGTCCACCAGGACCCCGACGATGCCCAGGCGAGCGTGCCGTCGGGCACCGTGGCCTTCTGGCCCGACGGCGACTGCCTGTGCCTCTTCTATGGCCAGACGCCCGCCAGCCCGGTCAACGTGGTGGGCACGCTGGAGGGCGACCCGAACGAGCTGGCCAGGGTGAAGAGCGGCGAGGTGATTCGGGTCGAGAAGGCGGAGTAGCCGGCAATCGGCGGTAGGGAGTCGGCGGCAGGGAGCACGCAGTAGGCAGTGCAAGTCCTGCTGCCTTCAGACCTCCAGAACCACCTTGAGTGCTCCGTTAGCGTGGTCAGCGTACATCTCGAAGGCCCGCTGGGCCTCGGCCCACGGCAGCCGGTGGGTGATGAGCGCGGAGAGGTCAATCTCCCCGTCCGCCACCATCCGCACGGCGCTCTCGAAGAACTCCACACATTCCGGCCCCACGGAACTCACCATCTCCATCTCATTGCGCATGAAGTGATTCAGCGGGAAGTCCTGAGTCGCGTGGCGTGCGACGCCGAAGACGTAGACGCGCCCCTTGCGCCGGGGCAGGAGCGTCGCCGTGGCCAGCGATTCGGGCAGGCCCACCGCCTCCACGCTCAAGTCCACCATCGCCCCGCCCGTGAGGGCGCGCACCGCCTCGGGCACGTTCGCCTTCGCCGCATCCACGACGTCGGTGGCGCCGAAACGTCGGGCGGCCTCGAGGCGGTTCTCCAACAAGTCTATGCCGATCACCTGGCGGGCGCCCGCGTGCCGCAGCACACGGGTGAAGATGAGGCCCATCGGCCCCTGGCCGACCACGGCGCAGCGCTGGTTGGCGACGGACTGGATGCGGCTCATCGCCCGCAGCACGGTGGCCAGCGGCTGGGCGGTGATGAAGGGCACGGGGTCCTCGCACTTGGGCAGCCGCACGAGGCCCGGGGGCTTCGCGCGCACGAGTTCCGCGAAGCCCAGGTAGTCCTCGGGGTGCGCGAGCACGAGGGTCCCGGGCTCCCAGCCGGGGAGCCGCGATTCGACGACTGTGCCCACACACTCGTGGCCGTCCCAGCCCGGCGGCTTCGGATAGTCGCCCGCCCAGCGTCCGAGGCCGAGGAAGGGGTGGATGTTGCTGCCGCACACCGACACCCAGGCGCACCGCACGAGCACCTCGCCCTGGCGCGGCGCGGGCGCGACCACGTCGTCGCGCAGCGCCAGCGTGCGGGGCGCGACCATCTGAAGGGCTTTCATGGCAGACCTCCGTGGCACCGTAGAGGATGAATGGATGAGTGGATGAGTGGATGGATGGATGGGTGTCAGAGGGATTGGCATTCACCCAATCATCCATCTGTCCAGCCATCCTCGCCATGCCGACTCCCCGCGTCGCGGGCCCCATCAGGAGTACGCGTGCAGGCCGCCCAGGAACGAGTTGCCCGCCAGGCTGAGCGTGCACGCCAGAAAGCCCAGAATCGCCGCCAACGCGGCGGAGCGGGGGCTCAGCCCCTCGCGATAGCGCTGGTGCAGGTAGACCGTGTAGAGGACCCACCCGATGAGCGAGCCGACCTCCTTGGGGTCCCAGCTCCACCAGTTGCCCCAGGCGAAGTGCGCCCAGATGGCGCCCGCCAGCAGCGCCCCGAAGGTGAAGATCGGGTAGCCGGCCAGCACGCAGCCGTAGCTGATGCGGTCGAGGCGCGCCACGTCGGGGAGACGCCCTCTCACCCGTGGCAGGACGAAGTAGAGCGCCCAGCCGATCGGCGTGGCCAGAAGCACCGCGATGCCCACGAAGGCCGCGATCTGCCCCGCCGGCGTGCGCGGCAACAGGGCCTTGGCCTCGCGGGCGTTCTGTTCGGCCTCGAGCGACGCCTGCACCCGCTGAAGCTGTGCCCGGTCGGCGGGCAGATTCAGGCGGCGGCCCACGGCTTCCGTGTAGTCGGCCCGCTCCCCGAGCTCACGGCCGATCTGCTTGATGTCCTTGTAGCGCACCTCCGCCCGCCACTCCACCCCTGCCCTCGCGAAGAGGTCCCGGAGGGACTTGAACACGGGGTCGGCGGCCACCTCCCTCTGCTTGTCGAGGGTCAATGGCAGCCACCGGGCCTTGCTCAAGATGCTCTTGGCCTGAAGCGAGAGCGACCGCCACAGCTCAATGTCGGCGTCGAGAGCCTGGCGCGTGAGCGCGCCGCCCTCCTCGGGCGCCACCTGGCCGATCACGCGGTCCAGTTCCCGGCGCTCGCGATGCAGGGTCTCGATCGCGCGCTCCTGGGCCCGCGTGAACCCGCCCAGGAGGAGACACGCGGCGAACAACGCACCGCTCGACACCACAAACACGAACGAGCCGAGGCCCGACCTGTCGTCCCGCTTGCGGGCCATCGGGTAGACCGTCCAGAAGAGGGCCAGCGCCGCGACGGCGAACACGCCCACGAGCGCGGCGCCGTAGCGCACGATCTGGATGGCCCCGATGGGGAGGGCCGTGGCCTCGCCCCGGGTCTCGTGGGGCGCGTAGGCCACCCCGCGGAACGGCAGGATCAGCCCGCCCAGCACCAGCGCGAGGACCAGGGCCGCGCACGCGGCTTTCACGAGGGTGCCGACGAGGAGAAGCCGCCGCTTCGTGCCCGGCAGCACCAGGGCAGGGTCATACGCCTTCACAAGCAGCAGGGCGCCCACGACGAAGGCGATGCCGAAGATCGCGTAGGCCAGGGCGGTGAGCGACACGTGGATGAAGAGCCAGTACGACTGGAGGGCCGGCACGAGCTGGAGCTCGACCGACTTGGGCTGGATGGCGGCGAAGACGGTGAGCAAGCTCGCCGCGACGGCCAGGGCGGCATCCATCACGACCAGGCGCAACGTCGGACTGAGCGCCAGGAGGGCGATCGCCGAACACCAGGAGGCGAAGGACAGGTACTCGTAGGTCTTGTCAATCGGCATCCGGGTGAAGTTGAGGAAGTCCAGGAGAATCATCTCCAGCACCACAGCCAGGGCCACCGCGGGAAGCCAGAGGAACCGCGTCCTGCGGCAGGCAATCCCGACCGCCACCGCGGCCGCGGCCACCACCAGCAGCAGCGCATACACCGCCGCCTGCCAGGCCGGCCCCGCGGCGAACGCCCCAGCCAGACGCTCGAAGAACCTGCTGGCCGGCTCCGTGCCGATGGCAAACGACCGCCACACGATGCTCACCGTGTGCGCGGCCAGGCCCAGCCAGGCCAGGCCGCGCCCCAGGCGGGCCAGCCCCTCCCCCTTCGGGCGGAAGGCCGCCGCGGTCAGCACAAACGCCGCCGCCAGGTAGGCGCCGAAGGCGATCCAGAAGAAGCTCACATCGTTCATGGAGTCCGCTCCGCATCTTCCGTGGTTGCTGAGTCAGGGCTTCCCACGCCGGCGGCCAGAGCCGCGAAGCGCTGCCTGAACCGCTCGCGCCACTTGAACGAGTCGCCGGCCAGGAAAACTTCCTCGCGACCATCGCCTCGAGGGCGCACCAGGGCCCAGACACGTTCGTGCGTGCAGTAGAAGCACAGCACGACGCCGACCATCATCACCGCACAGCCGGCCCAGACGGGCAGCATGGCGGGATGGGTCTTGAAGGTCAGCCACGTGGCGTACTCGGGAGCGAAGTCCACAGGAAGGATGCGGTAGTCCCCGAAATCCACCATCCCGCCCGGGCGAGGCTCGCCGGAGCGCAGGGGCAGCGGCACCCAGCGCTGGCGCGGTTCCTCGCCCGGCGCCTCCAGGGCGATGCGGACGGCCGGGTTGACGGGGTCATCGGATGCGTTCCTGGCTTCGCCGGCGACGATCCGGCCGTCGGGCGTCTGCTCGAGCGGAATCTGCCAGTGCGGGAAGTAGTTGACCACGCGCAAGGCCAGGTCGGTCCCGGGCACGGAAACCCTCATTCCGGGCGGGACGGAGAGCGACACCTGTTCGAGCACCTCAGGCGGCGGCGGATCGCCCGGCCCCGCTCCGCCCTCCTGCGGCGCCCGGCGCATCCGGGCGACCAGGAAGCTGACCGACGTGACCCCGCGATAGTCCGGCTGATAGCTCTGCTGGTAGACGTGGAAGCCGCGGTAGACGAGGGGGTGGTTCACCTCAATGACCGTGTCGGTGGGCGGCGTGGTGTCGAGCAGCGTCACGTGCGAGCCGAAGTACTCGGGCTTGCCGAGCGCGTCGGCGCGGAACTCGAACCGGCGCAGTTGCAGGCGGAAGCGTGCGGCCCCCGGCGCTTCGCCGGGTCTCTCGCGCCAATCGCGTTGCGAGGCGGCCCGCGGGTCGAGAGGCACGGCCACCACCTCGCCGCGAGCCAGCAACTGCACGTGGCGGAACGATAGCTGGCTGGAGATGAAGCCGCCCACCACGATGAGCACCACGCCCGCGTGGACCACCTGGGCACCCAGCCGGCCCACGCCCGCAAGCTGCCCCAACGGCGCCCACCACCTCCCCAGGGCGCCCAGCCAGCCACGAGCCCCCTCGATCATCGTACACCGCCCCGCCGCCAGACGCCTCACCCGGAAGCCGCCTGAACGGAGGGAGGCCTCGAGCGCTGCCGCAACGCCGGGCTCGGCAACGGCCTCCGCGTGGACGGCTCGCCGCCGGTACCACGCGGGGTCCTCCGAGGGCCTGTGACGGAATGCCATGCGCCACTGGGCCGGGAGGCGCTCGGCCGAACACGCCACCAGGTTCACGAGCAGCGCGGCGCACAACGCGCGAAACCACAGCGAGGTGAAGAGCGTGTGGATGCGCAGGAGAAGCATGGCCCGCCCGAGAACGGGGCCGAAAGAGTCCACATACGACAGCCGGAGGCAGGGCGAATCCCTCGCATCGCCCTGCTGGAGGCGCGGCCCGAGGGCCCGGGCGACGCCATCCCAGTCCGCCTCGGCCAGTGGGCCCTCCTGCACTCGCCGCGCGAGCGACTCGAACGTTTCGTCGCCCGCCAGGACGCCCGCCGCGCGGGCCAGGGCGACGAACTCGGCGGGCCTCAGCGCCGTGCTCGAGTGAGGAGCCAGCCGCCGCTCGAGGTAGCTGGCGGGGTTGAAGGACTCGGGCTGCGGCAGCACGACGCCGACCGTGGACGCCACGGCGATGAGGGCCAGGAGCGCCACCGCCAGGCGCACGCCTGCCACCGCTCGCCAGAGGGTCTGGATCGGCGATCGGGAGTTCGAGATGGCGTGCCTCTCAGCCATCAGGCGCCGTACTTCTCCAGGCCCAGGGCGTTGGCCACGAGCATGGGCATGAGGTGGATGCCGCGCAGGCGGCCCAGGCCGCCGCTGGCGCACGCGCGCTCGGTGAACTCCTGCACGCCGTCGGGCCGCTCGTACTTCGAGGCGATGGCCACGGGCACCGGGTGCCAGCTATGCATCTTGAGCACGCACGGGGTGGAGTGGTCGGCGGTCACGCACAACACGGCCGGGTCGAGGGCGCGGGCGCGCGGGATCAGCTTGTCCGCCTCCTCGATCACGTGCACCTTGGCATCCCAGTTCCCGTCCTCGCCGTAGCTGTCGGTCTTCTTGATGTGCAGGAAG encodes:
- a CDS encoding cytochrome c biogenesis protein ResB, translated to MAERHAISNSRSPIQTLWRAVAGVRLAVALLALIAVASTVGVVLPQPESFNPASYLERRLAPHSSTALRPAEFVALARAAGVLAGDETFESLARRVQEGPLAEADWDGVARALGPRLQQGDARDSPCLRLSYVDSFGPVLGRAMLLLRIHTLFTSLWFRALCAALLVNLVACSAERLPAQWRMAFRHRPSEDPAWYRRRAVHAEAVAEPGVAAALEASLRSGGFRVRRLAAGRCTMIEGARGWLGALGRWWAPLGQLAGVGRLGAQVVHAGVVLIVVGGFISSQLSFRHVQLLARGEVVAVPLDPRAASQRDWRERPGEAPGAARFRLQLRRFEFRADALGKPEYFGSHVTLLDTTPPTDTVIEVNHPLVYRGFHVYQQSYQPDYRGVTSVSFLVARMRRAPQEGGAGPGDPPPPEVLEQVSLSVPPGMRVSVPGTDLALRVVNYFPHWQIPLEQTPDGRIVAGEARNASDDPVNPAVRIALEAPGEEPRQRWVPLPLRSGEPRPGGMVDFGDYRILPVDFAPEYATWLTFKTHPAMLPVWAGCAVMMVGVVLCFYCTHERVWALVRPRGDGREEVFLAGDSFKWRERFRQRFAALAAGVGSPDSATTEDAERTP